One Glycine soja cultivar W05 chromosome 2, ASM419377v2, whole genome shotgun sequence genomic region harbors:
- the LOC114371355 gene encoding LOB domain-containing protein 20-like has product MAESQGGSGGDDGASGSRRRGSTSRRAMAAQTQDEAMVESSPTTPCGACKFLRRRCVEGCIFAPHFGTDQGAAKFAAVHKVFGASNVSKLLSNIPVNRRNEASTTISYEAQARLSDPVYGCVSTILALQQQVATLQAELAMLQTQLMNSRFAYASAFQTTQLQQPNMNTGALQPAYSNNSCASTNLLNLSTFNNNPSFVLEMDTAPSSSLEPLQLTRLSQCKEEDEEENKTQKAFNHR; this is encoded by the exons ATGGCCGAGTCACAAGGTGGTAGTGGCGGTGACGACGGCGCTTCTGGAAGCAGGCGTAGAGGCTCTACTTCCAGGCGTGCCATGGCAGCACAAACACAAGATGAAGCAATGGTGGAATCTTCACCCACAACACCATGTGGGGCTTGCAAGTTCTTGAGGAGGAGGTGCGTTGAGGGGTGCATCTTTGCACCCCACTTTGGTACTGACCAGGGTGCAGCCAAGTTTGCAGCTGTGCACAAGGTGTTTGGTGCTAGCAATGTGTCAAAGCTCTTGTCCAACATTCCGGTGAACCGCCGCAATGAAGCATCGACAACAATATCATATGAGGCGCAGGCAAGGTTGTCTGATCCAGTTTATGGTTGTGTCTCCACCATCCTTGCTCTGCAACAGcag GTGGCAACTTTGCAAGCAGAGCTAGCTATGTTGCAAACTCAGCTCATGAATAGTAGGTTTGCCTATGCAAGTGCATTTCAGACCACACAACTACAACAACCAAATATGAATACAGGAGCATTGCAACCAGCATATTCCAACAATTCATGTGCTTCCACCAACCTTCTAAACTTGAGCACCTTCAACAATAACCCTAGCTTTGTCCTTGAAATGGACACAGCACCCTCCTCAAGTTTGGAGCCTCTTCAACTCACGAGGTTGTCCCAATGTaaggaagaggatgaagaagaaaacaagacTCAGAAAGCCTTTAACCACCGTTAA